The following are from one region of the Chitinophagales bacterium genome:
- a CDS encoding enoyl-CoA hydratase: MEYRDILFRKEGAICRIELNRPSVLNALSPRLVLELKQAFEAAASDKECGVIVLSGAGRAFSAGVDLKAMNETIQGGKFSQDDILKAGLALIDNIQTMPKVCIAMIHGFCYTGALELALAFDLIYVAEDAKLGDTHTKWGILPKWGMSQRLPQRVGLLRAKEMSFTAKTITGREAEAYGLANRALPAENLQAYVNEVAQQILNNSRQTIAAFKKLYYEGSHTTLREGLNFELSYDVAITDREDFLREFLKNKG; the protein is encoded by the coding sequence ATGGAATACAGAGATATTCTCTTTCGTAAAGAAGGCGCAATATGCCGGATAGAACTTAACCGGCCTTCTGTTTTGAATGCCCTCAGTCCCAGGTTGGTGTTGGAACTGAAACAGGCTTTTGAAGCTGCGGCTTCCGATAAGGAATGCGGGGTAATTGTTTTATCCGGGGCGGGAAGGGCTTTTTCCGCGGGTGTGGATCTGAAGGCGATGAATGAAACGATTCAGGGCGGGAAATTTTCGCAGGATGATATACTGAAAGCCGGTCTTGCCCTGATTGATAATATTCAAACCATGCCTAAAGTATGCATTGCCATGATACATGGATTTTGCTACACCGGTGCGTTGGAACTTGCTCTTGCGTTTGATCTCATTTATGTGGCCGAAGATGCGAAGTTGGGAGATACCCATACCAAATGGGGTATTCTGCCCAAGTGGGGCATGTCGCAGAGGCTGCCACAGAGGGTGGGCCTCCTGCGGGCAAAAGAAATGTCTTTTACCGCAAAAACAATTACAGGAAGGGAAGCAGAAGCTTATGGCCTCGCTAATCGCGCTCTCCCGGCTGAAAACCTCCAGGCCTATGTAAATGAAGTAGCGCAGCAGATTCTTAATAACAGCCGTCAAACTATAGCTGCATTTAAGAAGCTCTATTATGAAGGCAGTCATACTACCCTACGCGAAGGACTGAACTTTGAATTGAGCTATGATGTGGCCATCACTGACCGGGAGGATTTTCTCAGGGAATTTCTGAAAAACAAGGGATGA
- the pheT gene encoding phenylalanine--tRNA ligase beta subunit, with product MKISYNWLKEYLNLELSPYETAELLTDIGLETEAVTEYKNPHHGWDGLVIGAVKKVSRHPNADKLHIALVDIGQTENLQIVCGAPNIASGQKVVVALPGTTIYPSKGQPVTIRKATIRGTESSGMICAEDEIGLGTSHDGILVLPDNAPAGAPLSTLFTVHTDYVFDIGLTPNRADAFSHIGVARDLRAAINIRQDKNLQLLLPEINENLFTSHSHPIEVIVENPTLCPRYAGVVIQNLRVGPSPQWLQQRLLAVGQRPINNIVDITNYILLELGQPLHAFDAAKIKGRKIIVKTLPQKTPFTTLDGNQHELNAEDLMICDAEEGLCIAGVFGGLGSGVTEQTTTIFLESAYFLPSSVRKTSTRHNLRTEAAMRFEKGVNPDNVVYALKRAASLMVELAGGEVASAIVDIYPKKIEPFAVTLRFNHLDRLAGYTIDADTIKDILEQLDIRIEKETQETLQLQVPPFKPDVQREADIAEEILRIYGFNRIPIPETFHTALSHADVTDAREHVNHVICDYLSAAGFHEIINNSLSQSEYYANQEDVVRLLKSTNTSLNILRKNMVFSGLETIRFNLYRHNNDLKLFELGKSYHFKEGSYSEKTHLALFLTGNNHPESWKEKSKPTDFFYLKSVVHNLLQRGGITTTDEQPADPKLFDFGLTYFANQQPLVSFGLLQKKLTASMDIRQEVYHADFDWELFFHLAQQHVIRFREIPRFPGIRRDLALLLAEDIPFKAVRKIALEEGRRLLKDVNLFDLYRDPKWGNQKKSYAVSYFFMDENKTLTDKDIDEIMERMIQRYRAELQAEIR from the coding sequence ATGAAGATTTCTTACAACTGGCTCAAAGAATACCTTAATCTGGAGCTATCTCCTTACGAAACCGCAGAATTACTGACCGATATCGGGCTGGAGACCGAAGCCGTTACCGAGTACAAAAACCCTCACCATGGTTGGGATGGGCTGGTTATTGGAGCGGTTAAAAAAGTCAGCCGGCACCCCAATGCCGATAAGCTCCACATCGCCCTCGTTGATATAGGTCAGACTGAAAACCTGCAAATCGTCTGCGGTGCGCCTAACATTGCTTCTGGCCAAAAAGTGGTTGTGGCTTTGCCAGGCACCACCATCTATCCTTCAAAGGGCCAACCTGTCACCATCCGGAAGGCAACTATCCGCGGCACGGAATCTTCCGGTATGATATGCGCAGAAGACGAAATAGGGCTTGGCACCAGCCATGACGGCATTCTTGTTTTACCCGACAATGCACCTGCCGGGGCGCCTTTAAGTACGCTTTTTACAGTACATACGGATTACGTCTTTGATATTGGTCTGACACCTAACCGGGCTGATGCTTTCAGCCATATCGGAGTAGCGCGTGACCTGCGTGCAGCCATCAACATTCGTCAGGACAAAAACCTACAACTCCTGTTGCCGGAGATTAACGAAAATCTCTTTACCAGCCATAGCCATCCCATTGAAGTGATTGTGGAGAATCCGACATTATGCCCCCGCTATGCTGGCGTGGTTATCCAAAACCTCCGGGTGGGCCCCTCGCCCCAATGGCTGCAACAAAGGCTGCTTGCGGTGGGTCAACGCCCCATTAACAATATCGTGGATATCACCAACTACATTTTACTTGAATTGGGCCAGCCTCTGCACGCCTTTGATGCGGCAAAAATCAAGGGTCGGAAAATCATAGTCAAAACCCTTCCTCAAAAAACGCCATTTACTACCCTGGACGGAAATCAGCATGAGCTCAACGCTGAAGACCTGATGATTTGCGATGCAGAGGAAGGGCTTTGTATAGCCGGAGTGTTCGGGGGCCTTGGTTCAGGCGTTACCGAACAAACCACAACCATTTTTCTGGAAAGCGCCTATTTCCTTCCGTCATCTGTACGTAAGACATCTACCCGGCACAACCTGCGTACTGAAGCGGCAATGCGTTTTGAAAAAGGCGTCAATCCTGACAACGTGGTTTATGCCCTCAAACGTGCAGCATCCCTCATGGTTGAGCTTGCAGGCGGTGAAGTAGCCTCTGCCATAGTAGATATCTATCCTAAAAAAATTGAACCCTTTGCCGTCACCCTACGCTTCAATCACCTGGACCGCCTGGCAGGTTACACCATTGATGCGGACACCATCAAAGATATTCTGGAACAACTGGACATTCGGATAGAAAAAGAAACCCAGGAAACCCTGCAGCTTCAGGTACCCCCCTTTAAACCCGATGTCCAGCGTGAGGCAGACATTGCCGAGGAAATTCTTCGCATTTACGGCTTCAACCGTATTCCCATACCCGAAACCTTTCACACTGCCCTCTCCCATGCCGATGTTACCGATGCACGGGAGCATGTGAACCATGTGATCTGCGACTATCTGTCAGCTGCTGGCTTTCACGAAATAATCAACAATTCTCTGTCGCAATCTGAATATTATGCAAATCAGGAAGACGTTGTCCGGCTGCTTAAAAGTACCAACACAAGCCTGAATATTCTGCGAAAGAACATGGTTTTTTCCGGACTGGAAACAATACGCTTCAACCTTTATCGCCATAACAACGATTTGAAATTATTTGAGCTCGGTAAATCATACCACTTCAAGGAGGGCAGCTATTCAGAAAAGACCCATCTGGCGCTGTTTCTCACCGGCAATAACCACCCCGAAAGCTGGAAAGAAAAAAGTAAGCCGACCGACTTCTTCTACCTGAAATCCGTAGTACATAACCTGCTGCAACGCGGAGGTATCACCACTACGGATGAACAACCGGCTGATCCGAAACTGTTTGATTTCGGCCTTACGTATTTTGCCAATCAGCAGCCTTTAGTCTCTTTCGGGTTGCTGCAAAAAAAACTGACCGCATCAATGGATATCCGGCAAGAGGTCTATCATGCTGATTTTGACTGGGAACTGTTTTTTCATCTTGCACAGCAGCATGTTATCCGCTTCCGGGAGATACCCCGCTTTCCGGGCATAAGACGAGATCTGGCGCTGTTGCTTGCTGAAGACATTCCCTTTAAGGCTGTCCGTAAAATAGCCCTGGAGGAAGGCAGAAGACTTTTAAAAGACGTAAATTTATTTGACCTTTACAGGGATCCGAAATGGGGCAATCAAAAAAAGTCCTATGCAGTGAGTTATTTTTTTATGGATGAAAACAAAACCCTGACGGATAAAGACATAGACGAGATTATGGAACGTATGATTCAGCGCTACAGAGCTGAACTACAGGCAGAGATTCGTTGA
- the rny gene encoding ribonuclease Y, which translates to MQLDLQTILLIAGVATATLAIGFFIGKMIYQQAARQEEERAKKAARQEEERARKEAERIIEEAKKESETIKRDRILEAKEKVLQMKAEYEEQTAQRTKKLEERERTLKQKEQQIHQQREQLRKKEEETEQIKNNLTRQLELVTIKQKELEKAHLEHVQKLEQIAQLSAQEARQQLMESLKEEAKTRSMAVIKQIMDEAKLKATKEAKKIVLQTIQRTAAETTIENTVSVFNLTSDEQKGQIIGREGRNIRALEAATGVEIIVDDTPEAIILSAYDPVRREIARLALQRLVTDGRIHPARIEEVVNKTRKQLEEQIVEIGERTVIELGIHGLHPELIRMVGRMRFRSSYGQNLLMHSKEVAHLCATMAAELGLNPKLAKRAGLLHDIGKVPDEESELSHALLGMKWCEKYGEHPAVCNAVGAHHDEIEMTYIISPIVQACDAISGARPGARRETMENYLQRIKDLETLALNFDGVEKAYAIQAGRELRVIVESEKVGDKQADDLAFAISEKIQNEMQYPGQVKVTVIREKRAVAFAR; encoded by the coding sequence ATGCAACTTGACTTGCAAACTATTCTCCTTATAGCCGGAGTTGCAACTGCAACACTGGCCATTGGCTTTTTCATAGGCAAAATGATTTATCAGCAGGCCGCACGGCAGGAGGAAGAACGTGCAAAAAAAGCTGCACGTCAGGAAGAAGAACGTGCCCGTAAAGAGGCTGAACGCATTATTGAAGAGGCCAAAAAGGAAAGCGAAACCATCAAGCGTGACCGCATCCTGGAGGCCAAGGAAAAGGTGCTGCAGATGAAGGCAGAATATGAAGAGCAAACCGCTCAGCGCACCAAGAAACTGGAAGAACGTGAACGCACACTGAAACAGAAGGAGCAGCAGATACATCAACAGCGCGAACAACTTCGGAAAAAAGAAGAGGAAACCGAGCAAATCAAAAACAACCTTACACGGCAACTTGAACTGGTAACCATAAAACAAAAAGAACTGGAAAAGGCACACCTTGAACATGTGCAAAAGCTGGAACAGATTGCTCAGCTCTCGGCTCAGGAAGCCCGCCAGCAACTCATGGAATCGCTGAAAGAAGAAGCCAAAACCCGATCCATGGCAGTTATCAAGCAAATTATGGATGAAGCAAAGCTGAAGGCTACCAAAGAAGCCAAAAAAATCGTGCTGCAAACTATTCAGCGCACCGCTGCCGAAACTACGATAGAAAATACCGTTTCGGTGTTCAACCTCACCTCAGATGAACAAAAGGGACAAATCATCGGCAGGGAAGGAAGAAACATCCGTGCTCTGGAAGCTGCTACAGGAGTAGAAATCATTGTGGATGACACTCCTGAAGCCATTATTTTATCAGCCTACGATCCGGTAAGGCGCGAAATAGCGCGTCTGGCGCTGCAACGCCTGGTTACGGATGGCCGCATCCATCCGGCCCGCATTGAAGAGGTAGTTAACAAAACCCGCAAGCAACTGGAGGAACAAATCGTAGAAATCGGAGAACGCACCGTCATTGAACTGGGTATTCACGGCCTGCATCCGGAGCTTATCCGCATGGTAGGGCGCATGCGGTTCCGCTCGTCCTACGGACAAAATCTGCTGATGCATTCCAAAGAAGTGGCACACCTATGTGCCACCATGGCTGCAGAATTGGGGCTCAACCCTAAGCTTGCCAAACGGGCAGGCCTGTTGCATGACATTGGGAAAGTGCCTGATGAGGAATCAGAATTGTCGCATGCCCTGCTGGGCATGAAATGGTGTGAAAAATATGGTGAGCACCCGGCCGTGTGTAATGCGGTAGGCGCCCACCATGATGAAATTGAAATGACTTATATCATTTCCCCTATAGTGCAGGCTTGTGATGCTATTTCAGGTGCCCGCCCCGGAGCCCGCAGGGAAACAATGGAAAACTATCTGCAGCGAATAAAAGACCTGGAAACCCTGGCGCTCAATTTTGATGGCGTGGAGAAAGCTTACGCTATCCAGGCTGGACGTGAACTGCGCGTCATCGTGGAGAGTGAAAAAGTGGGCGACAAACAAGCCGATGACCTGGCCTTTGCCATTTCTGAAAAAATTCAAAACGAGATGCAATATCCCGGCCAGGTGAAAGTTACCGTTATCCGCGAAAAGCGCGCAGTAGCTTTCGCCCGTTAA
- a CDS encoding biopolymer transporter ExbD: MAKIKKERSAHTPTISTASLPDIIFILLFFFMVVTVLRDVELKVKNRLPQATELTKLERKSLVSYIYIGPPIEKYQAQLGTAPRIQLNNQFATVNDIAAFVENERTKVDERLQPAMTFALRVDKGVKMGIVSDVKQELRKSNALKVNYSSVPRVER, from the coding sequence ATGGCAAAAATCAAAAAAGAAAGGTCAGCACACACCCCGACTATTTCCACGGCATCGCTGCCTGACATTATCTTTATTCTCTTGTTTTTCTTCATGGTGGTTACGGTTTTGCGGGATGTGGAGCTCAAGGTAAAAAACCGCCTTCCCCAGGCAACCGAACTCACCAAGCTGGAAAGGAAATCCCTGGTAAGCTATATCTACATTGGTCCTCCTATTGAAAAATATCAGGCTCAACTCGGAACAGCCCCCCGCATACAATTAAATAATCAGTTTGCTACGGTAAACGACATAGCGGCCTTCGTGGAAAATGAACGTACCAAGGTAGATGAGCGGCTGCAGCCGGCCATGACCTTTGCCCTTCGCGTAGATAAAGGGGTAAAGATGGGAATTGTTTCCGATGTAAAACAGGAACTGAGAAAAAGCAACGCCTTAAAAGTGAACTATTCCTCTGTGCCCAGGGTAGAACGGTAG
- a CDS encoding biopolymer transporter ExbD, whose protein sequence is MAKSKNRMSNEINASSMADIAFLLLIFFLVTTTIDVDKGILNKLPPWDVPPVEQEANRRNVLIVLINAQDKLLVNNELLQISELRKKAKEFIDNRGRKPNLSDSPQEAVISLQNDRGTSYDMYIQVQNELKAAYRELRDAYAMQRYGKLYKDLDKEAAKMVAKEYPLRLSEAEPKAIGEQ, encoded by the coding sequence ATGGCCAAGAGCAAAAACCGAATGTCTAATGAAATCAATGCCAGCTCTATGGCTGACATTGCATTTCTGCTGCTTATTTTCTTTCTGGTGACCACAACCATTGATGTGGATAAAGGAATATTAAACAAGCTCCCTCCTTGGGATGTGCCTCCCGTGGAACAGGAAGCCAACCGCAGAAATGTGCTCATAGTTTTGATCAATGCACAAGACAAGCTCCTTGTAAATAACGAATTGTTGCAGATTTCTGAACTGAGAAAGAAGGCCAAAGAGTTTATTGACAACCGGGGCAGAAAACCCAACCTGTCGGACAGTCCTCAGGAAGCCGTGATATCCCTGCAGAATGACCGCGGCACCTCTTATGATATGTATATACAAGTGCAAAATGAACTCAAGGCGGCTTACCGCGAGTTGAGAGATGCATATGCTATGCAACGCTACGGCAAGCTGTATAAAGACCTGGATAAAGAAGCAGCCAAAATGGTAGCTAAAGAATATCCGCTGCGGCTATCTGAAGCAGAACCGAAAGCAATAGGAGAACAATAA
- a CDS encoding hypothetical protein (possible pseudo, frameshifted) has translation MGLLERGLVWMSLFIALAPMLGFMGTVIGMIEAFDAIEVAGDISPSLVAGGIKVALLTTVFGLIVAIILQLFYNYIVNKVDGLVHDMEDASISFVDLLVKYKVAQ, from the coding sequence ATGGGGCTGTTGGAACGCGGGCTGGTGTGGATGTCTCTATTTATAGCCCTCGCTCCTATGCTGGGTTTTATGGGTACGGTGATCGGGATGATTGAAGCTTTTGATGCTATTGAAGTTGCCGGTGATATTTCTCCTTCGCTGGTAGCCGGAGGTATTAAAGTGGCGTTGCTCACTACTGTATTCGGGCTTATTGTGGCTATTATTCTGCAGTTGTTTTACAATTACATTGTAAATAAGGTAGACGGCCTGGTGCATGATATGGAAGATGCATCAATCAGCTTTGTTGACTTGTTGGTCAAATACAAGGTTGCGCAATAA
- a CDS encoding hypothetical protein (possible pseudo, frameshifted) yields the protein MKKIFVLLLFMGLAVSGMQLISYAQQDTLGGNNDTAAAQAPVADDNAAEADEAGAEGAAPAAAQQTKVSGHQLLKKYFIEGGVPFMTPILIILILGLALAIERIITLNLATVNTKKILANIENELSSGNVEKAKEICKSTRGPVASIFLPGIIPGFRRH from the coding sequence ATGAAAAAGATTTTCGTGCTTTTACTCTTCATGGGCCTCGCTGTCAGCGGAATGCAGCTCATTAGCTATGCGCAGCAGGATACACTCGGAGGTAATAATGATACAGCAGCAGCACAGGCCCCCGTTGCCGATGACAATGCAGCCGAAGCAGATGAGGCTGGTGCAGAAGGCGCTGCACCGGCAGCTGCCCAGCAAACCAAAGTCTCCGGCCATCAATTGCTGAAAAAATATTTCATTGAAGGTGGTGTTCCTTTCATGACGCCTATCCTGATCATCCTTATTTTGGGTCTGGCACTGGCAATTGAGCGTATTATCACGCTAAACCTGGCTACTGTCAATACCAAAAAAATATTGGCCAACATAGAAAATGAGCTTTCTTCAGGGAATGTGGAGAAAGCAAAAGAAATCTGCAAATCTACCAGAGGCCCGGTGGCGAGTATCTTTCTACCAGGGATTATCCCGGGTTTCCGAAGGCATTGA
- the serC gene encoding phosphoserine aminotransferase has protein sequence MRKHIFNAGPAVLPEEVLQQASEAVVDLHASGMSVLEISHRATAFDDILREAQSLVKELMGLGEDYSVLFLQGGASLQFSMLPMNLLSEEDAAGYADTGTWSVKAIKEARLFGQIHVLASSKQDNYRHIPKGYTIPDNLKYFHITTNNTIFGTQYHTFPDAPVPLIADMSSDILCRKMEATRFDFIYAGAQKNLGPAGVTLVIIKQSLLNLIRKTLPSMLDYRVHVENNSLYNTPCVFGIYVCLLTLRWLKSKGLDAIEALNKQKASLIYSVIDRYPLFSGHAVPEDRSLMNITFTLTKPELESQLLEETKKAGITGIKGHRSVGGFRASVYNALPLKSVSLLCEIMEDFGKKYS, from the coding sequence ATGAGAAAGCACATTTTCAATGCCGGACCAGCTGTACTGCCCGAAGAGGTATTACAGCAAGCCTCTGAAGCAGTTGTTGACCTGCATGCCAGCGGCATGTCTGTTTTAGAAATTTCTCACCGGGCAACAGCCTTTGACGACATCCTTCGTGAAGCCCAATCACTCGTTAAAGAGCTTATGGGGCTGGGTGAGGATTACTCGGTGCTCTTTCTGCAAGGCGGAGCGAGCCTTCAGTTCAGCATGCTGCCCATGAATCTGCTCTCTGAAGAGGATGCGGCCGGTTATGCCGATACTGGCACCTGGTCAGTAAAAGCCATCAAAGAGGCACGCCTCTTCGGACAAATTCATGTACTGGCTTCCTCGAAACAGGATAACTATCGCCACATCCCAAAAGGATATACTATCCCCGACAACCTGAAATATTTTCATATCACCACCAACAATACCATTTTTGGCACACAATATCATACCTTCCCCGATGCCCCTGTGCCACTCATTGCCGACATGTCGTCAGACATCCTCTGCCGGAAAATGGAAGCAACCCGTTTTGACTTCATTTATGCCGGTGCTCAAAAAAATCTTGGTCCTGCAGGTGTCACGCTGGTCATTATAAAACAAAGCCTGCTTAATCTTATCCGGAAAACTCTGCCCTCTATGCTGGATTACCGGGTACACGTAGAAAACAACTCGCTTTACAATACCCCGTGCGTGTTTGGCATCTATGTGTGTCTGCTTACCCTCAGATGGCTGAAGAGCAAAGGTCTGGATGCGATTGAAGCCCTGAACAAACAGAAAGCATCGCTCATTTACTCGGTCATTGACCGATATCCGCTCTTTAGCGGACATGCCGTGCCGGAAGATCGCTCACTGATGAATATTACCTTTACCCTGACCAAACCAGAGCTGGAAAGTCAGTTGCTTGAAGAAACCAAAAAAGCCGGCATCACCGGCATTAAAGGCCACCGGTCAGTAGGAGGTTTCCGCGCCTCCGTGTATAATGCCTTGCCTCTGAAAAGTGTATCGCTGCTGTGTGAAATAATGGAAGATTTTGGTAAAAAGTACTCCTGA
- the serA gene encoding 3-phosphoglycerate dehydrogenase, protein MIKILANDGLEPEGVDKLKHAGFEINTVKIPQEELRTKLNGFDVLVVRSATRVTSREIDSAPTLKLIVRAGTGTDNIDVDYARSKNIAVLTTPGVSAQSVAELVFAHLFSMARFLHDANRKMPLQGAEHFQDLKKAYAHGLELKGKTLGIIGFGSIGQTVAKIALALGMKVLPFKLHHAEVKIELDFFKIGNAGITVSLQTVPFEQLLEQSDFITLHVPFKKGDPPILYKERINRMKNGVMIVNTSRGGVIVESDLLDALNSGKVAAAALDVFEGEPTPRKEILQHPKVSLSPHIGASTVEAQQRVGLSVADKIIQFFNTTP, encoded by the coding sequence ATGATAAAAATTCTGGCTAATGACGGACTGGAACCTGAAGGGGTGGACAAACTTAAGCATGCCGGATTTGAAATCAACACGGTAAAGATCCCGCAGGAAGAACTGCGAACCAAGCTCAACGGTTTTGATGTGCTCGTTGTACGCAGTGCCACCCGTGTTACCAGCCGCGAAATTGACAGCGCTCCTACTTTGAAACTGATTGTAAGAGCAGGAACGGGCACTGATAATATTGATGTGGATTATGCCCGCTCTAAAAACATTGCAGTATTGACCACCCCTGGCGTTTCAGCGCAATCGGTAGCTGAACTGGTTTTTGCCCACCTGTTTTCCATGGCCCGTTTCCTGCATGACGCCAACCGCAAGATGCCCCTGCAGGGAGCAGAACACTTTCAGGATCTTAAAAAAGCCTATGCTCATGGTTTGGAGCTTAAAGGCAAAACCCTTGGAATCATCGGGTTTGGTTCTATCGGGCAAACCGTTGCCAAAATTGCTCTTGCTTTGGGTATGAAAGTATTGCCCTTTAAGCTGCATCATGCGGAAGTAAAAATTGAACTGGATTTTTTTAAAATAGGTAATGCCGGTATCACCGTAAGCTTGCAAACCGTTCCGTTTGAACAGCTTCTTGAGCAAAGCGATTTTATCACTCTGCATGTGCCCTTTAAAAAGGGCGACCCTCCCATTCTATACAAAGAGCGCATCAACAGAATGAAAAACGGAGTCATGATTGTAAACACCTCCAGGGGTGGCGTTATCGTAGAAAGCGACCTTTTGGATGCTTTGAACTCCGGCAAAGTGGCAGCGGCAGCTCTGGACGTCTTTGAAGGAGAACCCACACCCCGCAAAGAAATTCTGCAGCACCCCAAAGTATCCCTGTCACCGCACATTGGTGCTTCCACAGTGGAAGCCCAGCAGCGTGTAGGATTATCCGTTGCAGACAAGATTATTCAGTTTTTTAATACTACTCCATGA